aagttttatttttttattaaatattttatttttttaaatcactttggatcaactacggttgtgtaaaattgtgctctgTAAATAAAATTTGCCTTGCCTAATTATTACAAGTACTATATTTACCCAACAATGCAAcacaacatcaacaaaaaaataaataaattaattaattgattaagcAAAATGCAAATGCTAAAAatctcaaacaaataaataacaaaataaatattaaatgttttaaataatatttattataataatataataatttattaacatcTGCTTCAGATCAACATATAGATTCTGATGATCCTACATCAGTTTCTATTTCATTACAATTTACACATACACGAAAAATTATTTGTGATTTACTAAGGGATTTGATATCAACTCATTTAACCAAAATCACAGACTAAGTGAATAATCAAATCACTACTCTTTTTCCTGATTTAAAAAGAACCAGTGCAGtacaattatgtaaaaaatatatacaaaatacaaatatcGAGAAGTGGTCATATCTcctgcacagagagagagagagagagagaaaaagtatTACATAACTCACAGATTATTTACATCTTGTCACCTCCTGTACTGCATTGTGTATTTCACACATGAAAGTCATGTCTTATGATTAGCATGTGACAAtgcattgtgtgtgtatatgtgtgagtgaATACATTTTTCAGTGGCTTGTTGTGTCATAATTAACTTGTGAGAACATAAAAAATGTTGATGCCACAAATTTATTATACtacattatgttatattttatgttattatattatactatattatattatattatattatattatattatattatattatattatattatactatattatattatattatattatattatatcatattatgtcATGTTATATCaaatcataatatattatattatattatattatattatattatattatattatatcatattatgtcATGTTATATCAaatcatgttatattatattatattatattatattatattatatagccaACAACCCACAAGTTAttcataatatgctgtgatatgttaaaattatacataattttacattttttaaaataataacatgatatttaaaagatttttttatgtttgtttgtaatgtacaaatttttttttttcatttcttttcacTTTTTATATCCATATTTTATCATCTCTTTGCTACACAACTGATgatctttattttctattttacgTAAAGGTCTGACAAAAACTCAATTCTTTGACTCGATTAATCACTTATCAGCCAGTAGATGGCGATAATGGTGGGTATTTTCGTGAGCAATATCgcgttgttaaaaaaaaaacagaatcataatttaaattttggACCAAAACAAACTGATTCTTCCATTTACATCACTGACTCGCTATATGAAGACATCGCAAATCCTCtcatatatttttcaaaaacttaaacaaaataaaatctaaaaaatctaATCCTAAGACCAAATAAGTAGGCTATTTGTGTATAACTTTATCAATTAGTAAAAAGTAACTGTTTAAAACCCCTAAATCttgaattatcttaaaaataaactcaaaaggccaataaataaataaaatgactgcGGTTGCATTTCCATGGCCTCATCTTCACCAATTAAATGAGTCTATACATCAAGAGTGATTAGGAAACTGTAAGAGCAGCTCTCCTGCGTGTCAGAAGTGTTCAGCGGTCAGTGAGTGTCAGCAGAGAGACGCTTCGACACGCCAGGGGTTTAATGCTCTTACAACACGACACGCCAATGACGCGCCCGCCGGGAGTGATGACTGTTCGTTTAACGCAGAAAGAGTGCAAGATCACTTTCTCTCTAGTGCACACTAGTGGACAGGATTGAAGATCATTACTGATGGCATAATGAAAAGGAAACTCGTCTCTAAACAACAATTCTCCTCGTAATTACAACCATATTTAAAAAACCCAACTTTGTGAGCAGTCGataataaatagatataaatatccAGTATGTAAAACATAAATAGCCCAACAGTGATGTTCAGTTTGAAAggttcattcatgtttttaaacaaacaatgATGCAAATATTCAGTTTTGGCCTGAAATTCAGTCTAAacgtaaataaacattttcatgttgaaataaactaaaatcaattattaaatagtttcattgttttatacatctgcaaattattattttacagactttaatGTTTGTTTACAAATCAGTAATTACTGCACAGGACTAAAACAAACTTACATAatatctattaaaaataatatatataatatatctctataatatatataaaaagtcttttttttttttttttttttttttacataaggcTGTTTAAAACGCCTGCTTTAGATTTGGCTTCTCTGTTGTATTGAACAGTTTTTTAATCTCCAAGGCTAAATACACGTTAGGATTAACAGTGTAAAACGAAGTGATGTATCGATTCAGCGTTAGATCACTGACAAATGGTCTAGTTTAGTTATAGAGAAGTGTGTGTGAGACTGGCTTTGAATGCATGCGCTCATGCATTAGCAGGTTGTGGACGACAGGCGCTGAAATCGCGTTAATAAGTGGAACGGGTAAGTTACAGGACACCGCCGATTCACGATCACACAAATACCCAAGGACAGGTCCTTGCGGCCCCGGGGCGCTTCCTGCGCCCTCACAACAGCAGCAGGCCGCGTCTCACCAGCGAGGACCAGTCTCATTTAGGAGATTATAAGCTCAATGCACATTGCAGGCATGACACAACCCTTCAATACACAGATGATCTGAGCTAAAGTGTGTCATTATTGTGTTGATGTACATGTAGGCCCTGTACTGCAATCGCTTTTATTTTGGACATTTATGAGCATCAATATTGTGATaactttaaaatcatttaatggTTATTAAGCGctttgtaaaacaaaacaaaacaaacaaaaatggatTTTGCATCTACTatatgaataaaaacagtttaaatctGAACTCTGCACTGTGCATCGTAGATATCTGAATAAATCCGAACTCAAGTGTTGGTTCACGTCAAAGGCCTTTTGATATTTTGGCTACATGATTTGTAAAAACTTCCAAACAACTTTTTCTTTCAAACAATCCAAACATGTTCGCTTCTTTAAAACAGTTCCAACTAATATACACATGCATGGGAGAGGAAAAAACTGAgatgatcatagatatatgtttTAATTATAAAGACATATAAACAATATACAGTATGAAACGCATGTCGCAACAAGGTCAAAATCCTTTGATCAAGTAGTTCTTCACAGTTGTACAATACAATCAAGTGAACTgtgcaataacaaaaaataataaataaataaataaacgatttATAGGCCAAGCATCTGAGGATGTTACGTTTTTCCCTAAAACACTGATGGAGTATATCATCCGTATATTCATTTCAgactaacttaaaaaaaaaagaaactattgtttattgtggGCAATTGTAAATTGCATAGTTGACCAATACCGATGAAACCGAAAGCTTTGACTTAAAAAAGAAATCCTTCGCAAACTGTGAGCAATAATAAGcaatttcttttgtttgtttgttttcacacaaatAATCTTTTAAATCCTTCATTTGGGAAAAGGAAGAAAGGCTTTAAATTTGAGGGGTTTATAAGCTTGTTTCAGTAATTCCGTGTCTCTTGATTATTTATTTCACATTATCTAATAAATTTGGATGACACATCGCACTTATTTTGACACAAAGCAGGAGTTTTGAGTCAGACCTATAAGCCCAGTCCCAACAAAACAGTTCGACCAACATAAGGAAGCGGGAAGAGTTCAGCGAGTGGAAGTCAAGGCTTATCGTTGCAGTGTTTGAACAGGTTGGACGGGGTGCCGGAGAACGAGTTGCATTTCTCCGCGCAGGTGGCCAGTGCTGTGCTCGAAAACGGATACACGGCCGCTTGTCCGAAAGGCGCGAGCGCGGTGGGAATCGGCGAAGTTATAGTCTGTCCTTGGTTAAGATAAGCCACCAACCGGCGCATCTCCTCCAGCGCCTGCGCCTGCATTAGGATGTAGTTTTTTGCAAGAAGCAAAGTTGCAATTTTAGAGAGTTTTCTCACGGACGGGCTGTGCGCGTAAGGAATCACAGATCTCAGACCGTCCAGCGCGTCATTGAGGTCGTGCATGCGTCTCCGCTCGCGCGCGTTGATGCTCAGCCGGAGAGATCTCTGCTCCTTGGACTTCTTGGTGAGAGAGCCCGGGTGCTTCTCTTCGTCGAAGCCCGCGCCTCGCTTACGGGACTCGAGGTTGTCGAAGCCGTCGTCTTCGTCGCTGGTCTGCTCACCGCCACTTTCGTTCGACTTTCCAGTTTGACCGGAGAGGAAATCCGCGGCAGGTGTGAGCGAGAAGCGGCCAGGACTTCCAGCACCATGGCCAGCGCCGAAACCGAAGGCGGACTGTCCGTAGCGCTGCGTCAGGTCCAGCAAGGTATCGTTGCTGATCGATTTCAGCAAGTTCTCGTCGCCGACATTCATTttggagaaaataaataaaatgaaaacaaaaaaacggacCGGATGGAAAACTTTGGCGCGCGCGCTCCTGAAAGCTTGCTCGCGCTTCCCCGTCTTCTGTTTCGTGGGTGTCCTTCAAAGGGCTGTTGAAAATGAAGACACTTTTTGATAGAGATCTTTCTTCCCCTATCACGTCGAGCACTCGTGTTCCGCTCCTCCGCGCAGACAGTGATGTTGCGTGCACTTTAGACGCCTCGTCTGAACTTGCGCGCGTTCTTGCAGTGCGTCTTGCCCTCGCCCTGGGCAGATTGAGACTCGCGCGCAGTCCTACAAGCTAGTGAGTAAGAGCGCGAGGCCCCGCGGGATTATCACTCTGTCCAATCAGGAGGGCGTTTTAATTAAGAAGATTAGAAACTGGCATGCTCTTAAATTCATCTAGCAATCATAACTGCTGAACAAATGATGGCATAATATTAAACATGGCCGAAGCATTGTAGTGAGCAGCATTTTTGTTAATCTGTAATACTGTGAAATTCCAATCAGTTACACCAAATGAACAAAAAGTTAGTCaagtaattattaaaacaatttgttGTAAAGTGAATATTTATCTATACCACCTAACAAATAGACAAATTTATGAGGAATACAATCAAAGAAAATGACCACTAAAATAATTTGATATTATTGTCAAACTGAGGATTCAAAAAGTTATTTTAGGGGAAGTGCAATAGAAACTACAGAGCATGCTTACTGATTGCATGTAATATTTCTTATAATAAGATGCCAAAAGATTTGAGTTCTTTAAGGCTCACACAATCATATTGcaggttttgtaaaaaaaattacaggtGCTCCTAAATTCTTTTTAAATTACCTTTCTAAATAAATCTACCGTGTCCTATTGCTTGACTTCAATATGTAATAGTTCATGCTTATGAATTTGGTGACAAAAGCACCTctcaataacaataacaatacaaCAAATCCCAATCTAATAAAATTATATCAAAAGTAATCTTAAAGTAATCAGTGCATTACTTCAAATGAGTAATCTAGATTAAACTGAAGTTATCACCATGTAATTTGTAGTGACAACAAGTTGTGTTCTGGTTTAGTcctttgagtaaataaataaataataaataaataaataataaaaataataaaaaataagacctATGGTTAGTAGAAGAGATATAAACAAAAAACAGTCAAATCTCAGGTGTGGGTTTAGGCCTAAAGAAACTAGCAAGCTGCAACATATAGGATACTAAAGCTACCACAACGTAAGTCTACCTGCTTGATATTCACTGTCCTTAATTGTACTGCAATAGAGAACTATTAAAACAAGAAATTTAAAACAAGACAGAGACTTTATgacaaaaaataactttaaaagaaGAGAACTCTAAAACAAGACCATGTTTGACTGAAGTTCtggagttgaaaaaaaaatgacgcCACTATACTCCATCAAATGTGCAAGCTACAATCTTTGAGCTAAAATGGCAACATTTTCTCTAGGCTTAACATTTATACAATGCTTTTTGTTTTGCCCATGCAGGGTATATGCTGTAACTTGTATCTGacctgacgtgtgtgtgtgttgttgaacAGGGCGGAAGTGATGGTAGAGATGACGTGCTGTGAGGGATTAATCGCACCGCCTGGATAAGGCCCAGCGTTGAGCTTCAGCAGCTACAGCCAACATTAAGCAAATGTGAAGGTATAGGGAGATTTCTGCAGGttggtaaaaaagaaaaagaaaacagcaaGTCAGTGTTAAATCTTTAGTACAAGATAGCTTTTCTACTAGTATATAATCTAGGCCTACATAATTCAGTCAGTTCTTGAAAGTTGTTTTAGGGTTTCTACAgtgaatgttaaataaaaattataaataattaaacaagcaATTATCACTCAATTGTTATAAACTCTTACTTGACAAAAGAAAACAATCAAAAAGTGCTCAATAAATGACAAACTTGGCGCTAAAATGATGCACTGCCATCTTGTGTTCATTGGAGAAAGGCACAAATTAGAAAACCAACAGCTGCATAGACaaactaatgcctagttcagactgcatgattttagccccgattatattttattgaatattatGTATTTACAAAATTATCCTTAACATTGAAATATGTTAATTTAGcttatagtaaaaataattaaaatagattaCATTCTTAATCCTAATTGTTTAATAAtcttaattgtttaaatattttggtatatatgtttatgatattttaaattagtttttcatGTATTCCATTCTCAGTTTAATTTGATtcacttttaatatttttctttgattgttttttttccaaacgACTGCACTTTAtggtttatttacattgttttatgtttatattagttattttagtaaactaaatgaaaataaactcaaaacaaatgtgaaaagattattcattttgtaaaaagttttaatagcattttcaatttttaaaaattttaatgttaatattttatattaggattattattttatatattttcccagagatgggttgcggctggaagggcatccgctgcgtaaaaacttgctggataagttggtggttcattccgctgtggcgaccccggattaataaagggactaagccgacaagaaaatgaatgaatattattttatataactttaaaatataatattatttctagttatgcttttttgtgtgttttttaaatatatctatataattATACAGATAACTATACATTTAATATAAGTAAATGTTCAATTTATTCTAAAATAAacgtttctcagtgatgggttgcggctggaagggcagccactgtgtaaaacatatgcttgataaattggcggttcattctgctgtggtaatcccagattaataaaggcactaagccgaaatgaaaattaataaattaataaaataaacgatTTTGTCATAAATTGAGTTAATCTTAAATTGAGTTTGGGATCCTTAGAGCTGCACACCGATGGATTGCTCTTTtcttagtgtttggactctcagcagtcattattaaaccacactgaactgagctaaactgaactgaacttaaactctgaaaactaaactacacttttcaatttactatgatcttctatgtaaagctgctttgacacaatctacattgtaaaagcgctacacaaataaagatgaattgaattttattgaatttatttgggcaggtgtgaatgcagtcATTGCATTTGCACCAAAAGCAGACTAAACaaaccgagacctgcttgaagaggctGTCTCATTACACTTACAACATAACACTTATTTTATAGTTATTCGTTTGTGAGGAGAACATGATCAGAACAGGAACGAACCCAACTGAAAAAAGTACTAAACATTTTTTGGACAAAACCATCTGCCATAGTCAACTGTGCTCTGTATTGTGGGATCAGGGCAAGTATTTGTTTATAGTGCTTTAGCCACAGCACtaaactatataatatacaatGCCCAGGGATACAGTCGTTTATGCTATGAATTGTTGTGTTGTCACGTCTGCTGGCTTCTCCATATCTGTTTGTTTACTTCTGAGAGTTCTCTAGGAATATTCTTGAacgttaattctgaccaactgAAAAGCAGTTTAGGTCAGGAAATACATCTAATGACACATATTGCAAATGAGTAATGTGAATGTTGACACATGACTCCATTTTAGTTCGTTTTAACGGTCTTCAATactatctggatgcagacttggattaGGAAGACTGCACAGACAAAACGACTGGGTCTGAAATCTCATACCTTCATACAATATATAGTAtgataaaaacagtatgcgagtgGAGTAGTATATCCAAATAAAGTGGCAACATCCTGCTCTCACTCGTGAAGCTAATACTGAAGTAACTGACACTGCAATTCACCGACTGTCCTTTGGGGGCTTGCTCCAGGAActccagatgttcactgactgccatgctaaattggccatttttacagctgataaaaacatgttcacagcctggtacaaaagatggttttggtgcataAAGCTAATATTTTCCTtaatgacaactgtgagggggtgattttttttataactcatccatttcaTTTATATTGAGCTTAATTAAGTCTTAATTGAGTGAGTGAcaacttgattgacagctaggtctcgctggtcgcggtcaagtcacctcagctgattcggGCTGATTAGCCGATGAGCTTGTCatatatgttgttttttgttttagtttatgtgctttatggattatttttttttacaattatcagataataagGAATGCTGTGCTCACTTAATTTACTTAATTGTGCTCAAAAACTATTCAAGTGACCTCCTATTCCAAGATGAGTGAAATACTTATTTTTGAAAATTCTATAACAGTCGTttgaaacgttgtcatacagtgttatgcctggatttcataaatagccttgcatttactaatttAGACCATATTTAAAGTAAATAGAAGTAATTTgctttttcctcctgtagaaaaacatcaaAAGAAGAATGCTTAGTGGCCCAATGTATTACACCAGTGTTTTTAAAGgaccaaaaaaaaatgtattacacaaccaagcacatgtgttcagaacacaaacgagtcgcaggtaataaagtaataagcgtttcggccaaaaaaaaaaaaaaaaaaaaaaaaaacctttccgTAGCTCTGCTCTGCTCATGCTTCACCTCTTTGCCCATGTTTGGGTCATGGTCGGAGCGATGATAcacgaacaaaatggcgatgTTCCATTCATAcaactcacattcatactgtataaaatgtatttttctattggttgaataaatttaaattcaaatgcaatacCTAGGCAATTTTGGACGCAGTCAATGCACTCAGTGGAGCTAGTGAAGTCACTGTGAGGGGGTTGAGACCAGAGCAATCAATCTGTTCTGAAAAGAAACCAAAACTCCAGAAATATGTTAAAGTGTATCATTTGGTCCAGGAAAATTTAACCAAACCACAAAaaaatgggtgaactatccctttaattatacATAAAAAGGATAATATGTGCCTTCTCACACAATACACAAGATGGCGCTGCTGTAAAACAATTCTTCATCAAGCAACATGAACAACTAAAGCTATGCTAAACACAAACACTGCCACCTCACACTAAAAACAATAGTGTGATTAATACAGAAATCATATTCCACAATAATAGCAACAAAAACATTACATACAGACAATCTATATACACAATTCAATGGGAAGGTCAAATACATTCAAAAGTGCAAAAGTTTGCCTGCCTGGGGGTAGAAATgtgtacaaataaacaacaattgTATAGAAAATAAGACTGTTTGATGTTTGTCCACAACATTTGTGCTTGCTGCTTTGaaaagacagataaacagacggacggatggacaaagCGACTGACCTCTTTTATCTCCCTTGTTCCAGGCTATTCCCTTTAGCGTGTGATCAGCAGGAGATTTGTCTTTTTTCGGAGAGTTATCATTCCGCGTGTGTGTGATATCAGGCCCTCCGGACAAACGCCCGCCAGAGAGCGTTTCCAGCCTCTCCTAACACACCGTGAAATGATAGGCCTCTCCGGCTATTGTGAGAGAGGTGGCACATTTCTGAGCCTCTGTCTTCAAACCATTTTCCACACCAAAAGTAGTCATCTTGTGTATTCATTTCGGGTGTGAGGTTATATCTgcaaaaatatacaacaaaagcaGCACAGGCGCTCTCGCTTTGAACATCCTGTTCACGGAGGTAAAACTTGGGCAGTGATGGCCTGAGAGTAAAAAGCAAACGGAATATAATATTTAGGCATTAGAATAGCCGCTGACCTTGCGTCCATATTTGCATAATGATGGCAAAGACACGTTTATATGTGTGCGAGAGTGTGAGGACGCCTCGGCTAATGCAAGAAACCGTGAAGCAACTGAATGCTGGCGCTTTTATTTGGTTGTTGCTAGGTGACGAGTGGCGCGCGCCGAACGAGTCTGACAAAAGAATCTTATATTTATATCCGCTTTAACAGCCTTAATTCATCATTCAAACATGACAAGTGCCAAATAACAGAACAAAAGAACTTTCAGCTAAGCAGAGGATTATGATGATTTTGAAGCAATGGTGGAAAGACTACTGAAAAATCCTATTTAAGtcaaagtaccattacttgcctaaaaatgtagtgcaagtagagtagaATCTGTAAAAAGTATCTGTAAAAGTAAAGTAgacatttcaaaagtactcaagagtagtaggTAGTGAGTAGGCCTATTAGCGCTGTAAAAAGCTATTGCATTTacatgtggatgtgtgtaaacgtaacattctgtactgCATTTAGtaattgcccagcaggcacacaacgtcataagacattaatattaggttagatttaggctgCGATGTTAGGTGACCTAAATTCAATGACTAGCCAGTGTCAAAggatttaggttgtgttagaaagtgaccaaaatccaacgtatCCAAAATCCTGATAGACACCATAGagataacgtccacacaacgtcaagctgtagtATCAATAGAAGTTGATtataggttggacattgacatcggcctaACGTCAGGTTCTGATGTACATttagattttcatttccaaacaaaatgaaatgtcCCCTCGATGCTATACATTGTCAATATGACGTCCTGTTggcgtcttgtgcctgctgggtgtttaagcccatttcggtcatcatacagtaaacatccgtcatcttctcagtGACATGCacctaaacagtctctgggtcaatgcgtgtaaagattttgaacatcatcttgaacacttttaatgttTCCAAACAGTTTGCAGCAATTATAAAtccccatgtcttgaggtagttcattatgatgcaatttagcTTCTATGTGAGGTTAGATTGGACAGGAAACACAAGACTACTCAGCCAATCCAcacagacaagaaaaaataaaagtagtgactgcaggttgatgaCGCCATCAGCAAAGATGAAAGAAACACATGGGTGGGTCAAAAGTAACACAACAAAATCATCATCATGTGCTGGGTGTGATGGGTCTAGAGTGATTTTGCAAACTCTTTTATTCACTCTGGAATAGTACAGTGTGGAAAGGCTAGTTGCAGTGATTCATTCAGCAATCCGGACTCTTGGCTGTAGTCTATTTGCTAGATTTACTGACTTAATCTTGTTCATTTCAAACATATCTGACTATgaccttgttaatgttaactgcaaacatattttgtcctttatttttgcaaaaatattaaacagcATTTTCATTTAAACTTCACTTCCATCAAATATATTCTAAAAGCAATCCAACAATGCAAAATCTTacaattttctaaaaaaaaaaatttttattagtGGCAATATgcataaaatttatattaatcaaaacactgaaaactttaaTGTGGAAGCAAAAAATAAGGTATGGCTATTAGCAGTGTTACTTTCATCCCCACAGGAACTCTTGCTATTTAAACCTGACTTACTTTTAATCTGAAAAACTCAGACATCGCAAACTTAAGGgtgtgttattgcactaaataacctgtaggTTGATCATTACTGTGATgcatgaaaagagaaacacaacttgtaataagGAAAAATGAACCtctacaaaaatgtaatttttgcacGAACAGAAATTAAGGGCTAACCATGAAACATGGTCCCGAAATCAggtgatatttggcagctccatcaagggttgcatgcAGAATGTGCTGTAATAGCTtggaaagcaaatgttgtcagggcttcAAGAAAATCGATTTGTTACTTTCATCCCATGTTACTTTTGTCCCAGCTTTCCCCTAGCCTAATAATTTAGAAGGCAACACAAttcatctaaataaataatataccaaataaatatctttttttctttttgaaatttttttttaaataatttattttttattttttaaacagtaaatCAGCAGCTACACTGTTTAAAGACACCAGGACttgtaatttagtttaattaagaattaaagtaaaaaaataagttatgtggagaattttaaagacttttaaggtaatttatatttatttaactttataatAATCATTTTCTTACCAATCTACTGTATGTTTTCCAACATGGTGTCATAGACTATGTTGACTCAACAACTTTTATGTCACTGAAGAATTATGCTGCATAGTtacccttcggatggggaacgtCAATGCtttaagtggatttaatccacgtatggggatttcgttcagaaagccaattgtctgaaagagtatgtaaacgggccaataaaatgccaaattaattggcagcgtcagcttgcg
The nucleotide sequence above comes from Danio rerio strain Tuebingen ecotype United States chromosome 23, GRCz12tu, whole genome shotgun sequence. Encoded proteins:
- the bhlhe23 gene encoding class E basic helix-loop-helix protein 23; the encoded protein is MNVGDENLLKSISNDTLLDLTQRYGQSAFGFGAGHGAGSPGRFSLTPAADFLSGQTGKSNESGGEQTSDEDDGFDNLESRKRGAGFDEEKHPGSLTKKSKEQRSLRLSINARERRRMHDLNDALDGLRSVIPYAHSPSVRKLSKIATLLLAKNYILMQAQALEEMRRLVAYLNQGQTITSPIPTALAPFGQAAVYPFSSTALATCAEKCNSFSGTPSNLFKHCNDKP